A stretch of Leptospira terpstrae serovar Hualin str. LT 11-33 = ATCC 700639 DNA encodes these proteins:
- the nadC gene encoding carboxylating nicotinate-nucleotide diphosphorylase: protein MIRGYTTPVTEITEKDFEALVHLALEEDLPSGDITTDSLFSIEDLCKAELLAKEDGVLCGLAVLPCLIRKTNANVVWKPILTDGAPLSKGTIIGSLEGSLVSVLKMERILLNFIQYLSGIATNASKVAKEFPDLLILDTRKTLPGYRKLAKYAVYTGGGANHRLNLSEMAMLKDNHVAKAGSIQSAVQIVRNANPGKKIELEIDGLSQLDEAMSSNPDIILLDNFSDSDTEKAIERIKGNSPQIRIECSGGITPEKLKFLSRFQDIGVSMGYLTHTVKFLDISLDIK, encoded by the coding sequence ATGATAAGAGGATACACAACTCCTGTAACGGAAATCACGGAAAAAGACTTTGAAGCATTAGTTCATTTGGCTTTGGAGGAAGACCTACCTTCTGGTGATATTACCACAGATTCTCTCTTTTCTATAGAGGATTTATGTAAGGCAGAACTTTTGGCAAAGGAAGATGGTGTATTGTGCGGCCTTGCAGTTTTACCTTGCCTCATCCGAAAAACCAATGCCAATGTGGTCTGGAAACCCATTCTCACTGATGGGGCCCCGCTTTCAAAGGGAACTATCATCGGATCTTTGGAAGGTTCTCTTGTCTCCGTTTTGAAAATGGAACGAATTCTTTTGAATTTTATCCAATACCTTTCTGGAATTGCAACAAATGCTAGTAAGGTGGCAAAAGAGTTTCCCGATCTTCTTATTTTAGATACCAGAAAAACATTGCCTGGCTATCGTAAACTTGCCAAGTATGCAGTGTATACTGGAGGTGGTGCCAACCACCGATTGAATTTGTCTGAAATGGCAATGCTTAAGGACAATCATGTAGCAAAAGCAGGATCTATCCAATCCGCTGTACAAATTGTTCGAAATGCTAATCCAGGAAAAAAAATAGAACTAGAAATCGATGGTCTATCACAATTGGATGAAGCTATGAGCTCTAATCCCGATATTATTTTGTTAGATAATTTTTCTGATTCTGATACGGAAAAAGCAATAGAAAGAATCAAAGGAAATTCGCCTCAAATTCGAATTGAATGTTCTGGTGGGATCACACCAGAAAAGTTAAAGTTTCTTTCTAGGTTTCAGGATATTGGTGTAAGTATGGGTTATTTAACGCATACTGTAAAGTTTTTGGATATAAGTTTGGATATCAAATAA
- a CDS encoding RelA/SpoT family protein has protein sequence MGLYQDIKDKRELFEAVQKRLGPEKATFIEKAYNIADKMHEGQKRLSGEPYIIHPMNVASVLDELGLDERAIAAGLLHDVVEDTSYSKEDMAREFGEDIAALVEGVTKISEIKSQSKETEAAENIRKMLLATIKDVRVMLIKLADKTHNVRTLKFQPEEKQKRIAKEVLSLYAPIAGRLGVYKVKFELEDLAFQSLHPEEYQEIKKRVSAKKSERDEYIEKIKIILKQRLAEISIDARIDGRAKHFYSIYRKMVTKEKSFSEIFDLRAVRIITNEIKDCYGVLGIVHTLWTPIPGRFKDYIATPKTNLYQSLHTTVFGPDGRPMEVQIRTKDMNAIAENGVAAHWAYKESTNLSRTSVILQNGVENAFRMKWLEILKSWQDPSLDSKEFMEELQYDLHEDEVFVFTPKGEIIEMPKGATVLDYAFRIHTDVGLHARGGKVNGRMVTLRTELKSGDQVEIITEKSSKPSPIWLRIVKTSGARQKLRAYFRKLQEDSQRETIGSVLEASTHTIDENTIKEIKKVKIKKPNKAHPHQEESKEFGISVAGWNDVPVRVASCCTPIPGDEIIGFITRGRGVSVHKKDCTTATKQLEWMKTIPVRWEGPGEPIPIQIEVRAKDVQGIYLSMVESISSTETNILEAGASSHPNGTLTAKFMLEVDHLDQLKEILENLRMIQGVVFAERVKK, from the coding sequence ATGGGATTATACCAAGACATTAAAGATAAACGGGAGTTATTCGAAGCAGTCCAGAAAAGATTGGGGCCAGAAAAAGCCACATTTATTGAAAAAGCCTACAACATTGCAGACAAAATGCATGAGGGGCAAAAACGTTTGTCTGGCGAACCATACATCATCCATCCTATGAATGTTGCCTCTGTCCTTGATGAACTGGGGTTAGATGAAAGAGCAATTGCGGCAGGTCTTTTGCACGATGTGGTGGAAGATACTAGTTATAGCAAAGAGGATATGGCTCGTGAATTTGGAGAAGATATCGCAGCACTTGTAGAAGGTGTAACGAAAATTTCTGAAATCAAATCGCAATCAAAAGAAACAGAAGCCGCAGAAAATATCCGAAAGATGTTACTTGCTACGATTAAAGATGTGCGAGTGATGCTAATCAAATTAGCTGATAAAACTCATAATGTTCGAACTTTAAAATTCCAACCTGAAGAAAAACAAAAACGAATCGCAAAAGAAGTCCTGTCCTTATACGCACCCATTGCGGGTAGGCTTGGCGTTTATAAAGTTAAGTTTGAGTTAGAAGATTTGGCTTTCCAATCTTTGCACCCGGAAGAATACCAAGAGATCAAAAAACGTGTGTCTGCCAAAAAATCAGAACGCGATGAATATATTGAAAAGATAAAAATAATCCTTAAACAAAGATTAGCTGAGATTAGTATTGATGCTCGGATTGATGGACGGGCGAAACATTTTTATTCGATCTATCGAAAGATGGTGACCAAAGAAAAATCATTTTCGGAAATCTTTGATCTGCGGGCTGTACGTATCATAACCAATGAAATCAAGGATTGTTACGGAGTTCTTGGAATTGTTCATACACTTTGGACACCGATCCCAGGTAGGTTTAAAGATTATATCGCGACACCCAAAACGAACTTATACCAGTCCTTACATACAACTGTTTTTGGTCCTGATGGTCGTCCCATGGAAGTCCAGATTCGAACCAAAGATATGAACGCTATCGCAGAAAATGGTGTGGCTGCTCACTGGGCCTATAAAGAATCCACCAACTTATCCAGAACATCAGTCATTTTGCAGAACGGTGTAGAAAATGCCTTCCGGATGAAATGGTTAGAGATTTTAAAATCTTGGCAAGACCCAAGCCTTGATTCGAAAGAATTTATGGAAGAACTTCAATATGATCTCCATGAAGATGAGGTATTTGTTTTTACACCAAAGGGTGAGATCATCGAGATGCCTAAGGGTGCGACTGTACTTGATTACGCTTTCCGAATCCATACTGACGTGGGACTTCATGCACGTGGTGGGAAGGTCAACGGTCGAATGGTTACACTTCGTACGGAATTGAAATCTGGAGATCAGGTCGAAATTATCACTGAAAAAAGTTCCAAACCTTCACCGATTTGGTTACGAATTGTTAAAACTTCAGGCGCAAGACAGAAGTTACGTGCTTATTTTAGAAAACTACAAGAAGATTCACAAAGAGAAACGATTGGTTCTGTATTGGAAGCATCAACACATACGATTGATGAAAACACCATTAAAGAAATCAAAAAAGTAAAAATCAAAAAACCTAACAAGGCACACCCACACCAGGAAGAATCCAAAGAGTTTGGCATTTCTGTGGCTGGTTGGAATGATGTACCTGTTCGTGTTGCATCTTGTTGTACGCCTATCCCAGGGGATGAGATTATTGGATTTATTACCCGTGGTAGAGGAGTGAGTGTCCATAAAAAGGACTGTACCACTGCAACCAAACAACTCGAGTGGATGAAAACTATACCTGTTCGTTGGGAAGGACCAGGGGAACCGATCCCAATTCAAATTGAAGTGCGAGCAAAAGATGTACAGGGAATTTATTTGTCGATGGTGGAATCTATTTCTAGCACAGAAACTAATATTCTGGAAGCTGGGGCTTCATCCCATCCCAATGGAACTCTTACCGCAAAATTTATGTTAGAAGTGGATCATTTGGATCAGCTGAAAGAAATTTTGGAAAACTTGCGTATGATCCAAGGTGTGGTTTTTGCTGAACGAGTTAAAAAATAA
- a CDS encoding alpha-amylase family glycosyl hydrolase, with protein sequence MKEPLESLLLYLQKSPSFLWADEFWFMGVWKNSPKSRTIAQTMKELQPNFHSAKQNLVLEDIYGSPYSIFDYLPDPLVTREKDFTNFYSMLKQFEKKLILDFVPNHMAIDSPLIDTNPDLFLIANESVLSKNSFLHKNGNYYVHGRDPYFDGWTDTIQWNFSNPEVEKKHIKILKNIAKQCDGVRCDMAMLLLPEVFEKTHGKKSFYDWSRVIDSVRVEFPHFKFYAEAYWGLEDRLLSLGFNASYDKSMYDAFKNQNYAFVSENLRKNSELKKIEFLENHDEDRAKNQFGEISHSYFSLLCSTDCIVLFHAGQELGYSQKIPVQLIQSDNEETNEKSENFYKRALDTSSKRNSNSCFFWPEYREYDGKSVFIKAIQTQTQTELFLWNEQTFEASGWIPFQDGIQFQPLLTDIVTGDSYSQTKSEQGIYFKLAPNQVQWFIF encoded by the coding sequence ATGAAAGAACCATTAGAATCTCTCTTACTTTACCTTCAAAAATCCCCTAGCTTTCTTTGGGCAGATGAATTTTGGTTCATGGGGGTCTGGAAAAATAGCCCCAAATCTAGGACCATTGCCCAAACCATGAAGGAACTACAACCAAACTTCCACTCCGCAAAACAAAACCTAGTGTTAGAAGATATTTATGGATCACCCTATTCTATTTTCGATTACCTACCTGACCCCCTTGTCACAAGGGAGAAGGACTTCACCAACTTTTATTCAATGCTAAAACAATTCGAAAAAAAACTAATCCTGGACTTTGTGCCAAACCATATGGCCATCGACTCCCCGCTTATTGATACCAATCCTGATTTATTTTTAATCGCAAACGAATCAGTATTATCTAAAAATTCATTTTTACATAAAAATGGAAACTATTATGTACATGGAAGAGATCCCTATTTTGACGGTTGGACCGATACCATCCAATGGAATTTTTCAAATCCAGAAGTGGAAAAAAAACATATAAAAATATTAAAAAATATCGCCAAACAATGTGATGGTGTTCGTTGCGATATGGCTATGTTACTCCTACCTGAAGTTTTTGAAAAAACTCATGGGAAAAAATCTTTTTATGACTGGAGCCGTGTTATCGATTCCGTTCGAGTAGAATTCCCCCATTTTAAATTTTATGCGGAGGCCTATTGGGGATTGGAGGATAGACTTCTCAGTTTAGGATTTAATGCCAGTTATGATAAGTCTATGTATGATGCATTTAAAAATCAAAATTATGCTTTTGTTTCTGAGAACCTTAGAAAAAATTCTGAATTAAAAAAAATTGAATTTTTAGAAAATCACGACGAAGATAGAGCCAAAAACCAATTTGGTGAAATTTCTCATTCCTATTTTAGTTTACTTTGTTCAACGGATTGTATTGTTTTATTCCACGCCGGACAAGAGTTAGGGTACTCCCAAAAAATCCCGGTCCAATTAATCCAATCTGACAATGAAGAAACAAACGAAAAATCAGAAAATTTTTACAAACGAGCCCTTGATACTTCATCGAAAAGAAATTCCAATTCTTGTTTTTTTTGGCCAGAATACAGAGAATATGACGGAAAATCTGTTTTTATCAAAGCCATCCAAACTCAAACCCAAACAGAACTTTTCCTTTGGAATGAACAAACGTTCGAAGCATCTGGTTGGATCCCATTCCAAGATGGAATCCAATTCCAACCTTTGTTAACTGATATTGTGACTGGCGATAGTTATTCACAAACAAAGTCGGAACAAGGAATTTACTTCAAATTGGCACCTAACCAAGTGCAATGGTTTATTTTTTAA
- a CDS encoding extracellular solute-binding protein, translating into MFHNKVQLLKYSSSFGKIVLVGLTGLLSMLLTLNCSEEDTKEPLSKVNDLPWQGDIASIPNALREKNPVADPKATKGGKIRVYSHQFPKSLNYYLDQFTTTARIFTSLYEPLTGYHPLTLETIPHLARDWKISPDKKKFTFYLDSNARWSDGKPVTADDVIFTYDTIMNPKNGTAVFRVSLSRFLKPVKLDDLTVVFEAKEVHWNNFNDIASSIFILPKHHFEGKDFNKENMEFPVVSGPYKITEVKKNRYIKLERRGDWWQRAYPFNEGRNNFDQIVYKVYNEEAVALQAFKKGDIDIYPVYSAFVWVEEANGEPFDKNWIAKQRIFNLKPIGFQGWAMNSRRAIFSDKRVREAMNLLVDRKLMIDKLAYGEYDPTNSYYPDFYLGGEKNPNQPTEFSIEKARKLLAEAGWKPNAEGILEKDGKPFQFSILDRDKKTEKYFTVFLEKAKEVGIRASIDTLDLAAWSERVDKYDFDMTWAAWGSGIFKDPESQWLSKYAEEPGQPNLPGFKLAEVDKLIEKQKTEFSIAKRNEILKQIDRIVYKEYPYVLLWHLPSTRLLYWQKYGVPNLPLGKYGDESFSSDYWWYDEEKDKKLSEALSKKEKFTEYEAVVRWK; encoded by the coding sequence ATGTTTCATAACAAAGTTCAATTACTCAAGTATAGTTCCTCCTTCGGCAAGATAGTTTTGGTTGGTTTGACAGGACTTTTGTCAATGCTCCTTACCTTAAATTGTTCTGAAGAAGATACAAAAGAACCATTGTCTAAGGTAAATGACCTTCCTTGGCAGGGTGATATTGCTTCCATCCCCAATGCGCTTCGTGAGAAAAATCCAGTGGCGGACCCAAAGGCAACGAAAGGTGGAAAGATCAGAGTTTACTCTCATCAGTTTCCAAAATCGTTAAATTATTATTTAGATCAGTTTACCACAACAGCCCGTATCTTTACGAGTTTGTATGAACCACTCACTGGTTATCATCCTCTTACTCTAGAAACCATTCCTCATTTGGCGAGAGATTGGAAGATCTCCCCTGACAAAAAGAAATTTACATTTTACTTGGATTCAAATGCTCGTTGGTCCGATGGCAAACCAGTCACCGCAGATGATGTCATCTTTACTTATGATACGATCATGAATCCAAAAAATGGAACCGCAGTATTTCGTGTTTCCTTATCTCGTTTTTTAAAACCGGTAAAATTGGATGACCTAACCGTTGTTTTTGAGGCAAAAGAAGTTCATTGGAATAACTTTAACGATATTGCTTCTTCCATTTTTATCCTTCCTAAACACCACTTTGAAGGAAAAGATTTCAACAAAGAGAATATGGAATTTCCCGTTGTATCCGGTCCTTACAAAATCACAGAAGTAAAAAAGAATCGTTACATTAAATTGGAAAGAAGAGGGGACTGGTGGCAAAGAGCATATCCTTTCAATGAAGGTCGTAATAATTTTGATCAAATTGTATATAAAGTTTATAACGAAGAAGCCGTAGCTCTCCAAGCATTTAAAAAGGGAGATATTGATATCTATCCTGTTTATTCAGCTTTTGTTTGGGTAGAAGAAGCAAATGGAGAACCTTTTGATAAAAATTGGATCGCAAAACAAAGGATCTTTAATTTAAAACCGATTGGGTTTCAAGGTTGGGCGATGAATTCAAGGCGAGCCATCTTCTCAGACAAACGTGTGAGAGAGGCAATGAACTTACTTGTGGATCGTAAACTTATGATCGATAAACTAGCGTATGGTGAATATGATCCTACTAATAGTTATTATCCTGATTTTTATTTAGGTGGTGAAAAAAATCCGAACCAACCTACTGAATTCAGTATTGAAAAAGCAAGGAAACTACTTGCAGAAGCGGGTTGGAAACCAAATGCAGAAGGAATTTTGGAAAAGGATGGAAAACCTTTTCAGTTTTCTATCCTAGACCGTGATAAAAAAACAGAAAAGTATTTCACTGTGTTTTTGGAGAAAGCAAAGGAAGTCGGAATTCGAGCATCCATTGATACATTAGATTTGGCTGCTTGGAGTGAACGAGTGGACAAATATGATTTTGATATGACTTGGGCTGCTTGGGGATCTGGAATCTTTAAAGATCCTGAATCACAATGGCTTTCTAAATATGCCGAAGAACCAGGACAACCAAACTTACCTGGGTTTAAACTTGCGGAAGTAGACAAACTCATAGAAAAACAAAAAACGGAATTTTCTATCGCCAAACGAAATGAAATTCTAAAACAAATCGATCGTATAGTTTATAAAGAGTATCCATATGTTTTGTTATGGCATTTACCGAGTACAAGACTTTTGTATTGGCAAAAATACGGAGTACCAAATCTCCCATTAGGAAAGTATGGTGATGAAAGTTTTTCTTCTGACTACTGGTGGTATGATGAAGAAAAAGACAAAAAGTTGTCTGAGGCATTGTCCAAAAAAGAAAAATTTACAGAATACGAAGCTGTGGTTCGTTGGAAGTAG
- a CDS encoding polyphenol oxidase family protein produces the protein MKFIQVFSTNYGKVLYGTAGKQSLESLKEKYPVYPKNPEGWKDYTEDWVKREWKVSSPQIITLNQEHGNSIHFISRESKILNELIVLEGDGLYTESENRILFVRTADCVPVFLYSNKRPFVAIVHSGWKGTSLGITERLIDETLRLGYDLEELQLEIGPYIQRSDYEVEEDVAEHFLSLGDAVCHPIGHGKFLLDVGLAIEMRVKMRFQNFNGIKNLHTNVYRSPLYFSHRAKEEGRNLNFILWES, from the coding sequence ATGAAATTTATACAAGTTTTTTCCACAAACTACGGTAAAGTCCTCTATGGAACCGCTGGCAAACAAAGTTTAGAAAGTTTAAAAGAAAAATATCCAGTGTATCCGAAAAATCCAGAAGGATGGAAAGATTATACCGAAGACTGGGTAAAAAGGGAATGGAAAGTTTCTTCGCCTCAAATCATAACACTAAACCAAGAGCATGGCAATTCGATCCATTTTATTTCTCGGGAATCAAAAATCCTAAATGAACTAATTGTTTTAGAAGGCGATGGATTGTATACAGAATCTGAAAATAGAATTCTATTTGTTCGCACAGCGGATTGTGTGCCAGTCTTTCTTTACTCTAACAAACGACCGTTTGTTGCCATTGTTCATTCTGGTTGGAAAGGAACAAGTCTAGGAATCACAGAACGATTGATTGATGAAACTTTACGTTTGGGTTATGATTTAGAAGAGCTACAATTAGAGATTGGTCCTTACATCCAAAGGTCTGATTACGAAGTAGAGGAAGATGTAGCCGAACATTTTCTTTCTTTAGGGGATGCCGTTTGTCATCCGATAGGACACGGGAAGTTTTTACTAGATGTGGGTCTTGCGATTGAGATGCGAGTGAAGATGCGTTTTCAAAATTTTAATGGAATCAAAAATCTACATACCAATGTATACAGAAGCCCTCTTTACTTTAGCCATAGGGCAAAAGAAGAGGGCCGTAATTTAAACTTTATACTTTGGGAATCTTAA
- a CDS encoding response regulator — translation MQAGIGPTGRPYQILIAENSKFQSKQLQQILESEGFKIIGVAETGKELLQMYKDNRQQIDLVTIEIFLPEVDGYAAFWDMKDMGVLPRILFISEENTPSVIKSLLENGAMDYIVKPIKREKILEKIKETLLKIPKV, via the coding sequence ATGCAAGCAGGCATCGGACCGACAGGCAGACCTTATCAAATTCTCATAGCAGAGAATTCCAAATTCCAATCCAAACAACTCCAACAGATTTTGGAATCAGAAGGTTTCAAAATCATCGGAGTTGCCGAAACGGGAAAAGAACTTTTACAAATGTATAAAGACAATCGCCAACAGATTGATCTTGTTACGATTGAAATTTTCCTGCCTGAGGTGGATGGGTATGCTGCTTTCTGGGATATGAAAGATATGGGTGTACTCCCAAGGATTCTTTTCATATCAGAAGAGAATACTCCTTCGGTGATCAAATCTCTTCTTGAAAATGGAGCAATGGATTATATCGTAAAACCAATCAAACGAGAAAAAATCCTAGAAAAAATCAAAGAAACTCTTCTTAAGATTCCCAAAGTATAA
- the leuB gene encoding 3-isopropylmalate dehydrogenase, with the protein MKKVAVLAGDGIGPEVMDVALQVVKKALGYKSSEFTFEHALVGGAAIDATGFPLPDETLKLCESASAIFFGSVGGPKWETLPPDRQPERGALLPLRKHFDLFANLRPAIIYPELKKASPIRGDIIGDGLDILILRELTSGIYFGKPKGREGSGPEEFAYDTMRYSRREIERIARTAFDAARKRNKKVTSIDKANVLTTSVLWREVVVALHKAEYSDCILEHLYVDNAAMQLIVKPKQFDVMLCENMFGDILSDEASIITGSIGMLPSASLSESGFGLYEPSGGSAPDIAGKGIANPIAQILSGALMLRYSFGLEEEAVAIENAIRTVLKKGFRTRDIAEEGTSVLGTKEIGVEIEKALG; encoded by the coding sequence ATGAAAAAAGTAGCTGTACTTGCCGGAGACGGGATAGGACCCGAAGTAATGGATGTGGCCCTCCAAGTGGTCAAAAAAGCTTTAGGTTACAAATCATCCGAATTTACCTTTGAACATGCATTAGTTGGTGGTGCAGCCATTGATGCCACAGGATTTCCACTTCCCGATGAAACATTAAAACTTTGTGAATCAGCAAGTGCTATTTTTTTTGGATCAGTGGGTGGACCTAAATGGGAAACTCTCCCTCCAGATAGACAACCGGAACGCGGAGCTCTACTCCCTTTACGCAAACATTTTGATTTATTTGCAAACTTAAGGCCTGCGATCATTTATCCTGAACTAAAAAAAGCAAGCCCCATCCGTGGCGATATCATCGGAGATGGACTCGACATATTGATTTTACGAGAACTCACTTCTGGGATTTACTTTGGAAAACCGAAAGGGAGAGAAGGATCTGGGCCAGAAGAATTTGCCTATGACACAATGAGATACTCTCGTCGCGAAATTGAACGCATTGCACGCACTGCCTTTGATGCGGCAAGGAAACGAAATAAAAAAGTAACGAGTATCGATAAAGCAAATGTTCTTACTACTTCTGTCTTATGGCGTGAAGTGGTTGTGGCTCTCCATAAAGCAGAATACTCAGATTGTATTTTGGAACACCTCTATGTAGACAATGCTGCGATGCAACTCATAGTAAAACCAAAACAATTTGATGTGATGCTTTGTGAAAATATGTTCGGAGATATCCTGTCAGACGAAGCATCCATCATCACAGGCTCCATTGGGATGTTACCATCAGCTTCTCTTTCTGAATCTGGATTTGGCCTTTATGAACCATCGGGCGGATCTGCACCTGATATCGCTGGAAAAGGTATCGCGAACCCCATTGCCCAAATCTTGTCTGGTGCTTTGATGTTACGGTATTCTTTCGGGTTGGAAGAAGAGGCAGTGGCCATTGAAAACGCCATTCGAACGGTTCTAAAAAAGGGATTTCGCACGAGAGATATCGCAGAAGAAGGAACATCCGTCCTCGGTACAAAAGAAATTGGTGTTGAAATCGAAAAGGCACTTGGTTAA
- a CDS encoding aspartate aminotransferase family protein translates to MSNETKTKFEEIKKLSDKYLLNTYNRYPLAFSYGVGEMIFDQDNKGYIDFLAGIAVSNLGHGEADLIEAMRNQMDRILHSSNLYYSEEQAKLAEVIIENSIPGKVFLCNSGTEANEAAFKLMRRHGVKKNIDKPVILALHSSFHGRTLSAMTMTGNENVRNGFGELAADVYFVEANNEDSLIQAFDQYGESIAGIIMELIIGEGGVIPLSQSFVNLARKLTEETNSLLVFDEIQTGMGRTGKMFCFEHYGMYPDAFTLAKALGSGFPIGALVVAKEYETVLERGMHGSTFGGNHLACVAAYETFKIILSRNLLDHVATISEQMFARLKTMMESTGKIKQVRGRGLHIGVELYSESRPVVEECLKRGLVVNSTAGNVIRIIPPLILSIEKATEGLDILESVLKDMK, encoded by the coding sequence ATGAGTAACGAAACCAAAACCAAATTTGAAGAAATAAAAAAACTTTCTGATAAATATCTTTTAAACACATACAATCGCTACCCACTAGCTTTTTCTTATGGTGTAGGGGAAATGATCTTTGACCAGGATAACAAAGGTTATATTGATTTTCTTGCTGGAATTGCAGTCTCCAATTTGGGTCACGGAGAAGCTGACCTCATTGAAGCAATGCGTAACCAAATGGATAGAATTCTCCATTCGTCCAACCTCTACTACTCAGAAGAACAAGCAAAACTTGCGGAAGTGATTATTGAAAATAGCATTCCTGGAAAAGTTTTTTTGTGTAATTCGGGAACGGAAGCAAATGAAGCTGCTTTCAAACTCATGCGTAGGCATGGTGTGAAAAAAAATATTGATAAACCGGTCATTCTGGCTCTCCACTCTAGTTTTCATGGCAGAACTCTTTCTGCGATGACCATGACTGGAAATGAAAATGTTCGTAATGGATTTGGAGAACTTGCGGCAGATGTTTACTTTGTTGAAGCCAATAACGAAGACTCACTCATCCAAGCATTTGACCAATATGGTGAATCCATTGCTGGTATCATAATGGAACTCATCATTGGAGAGGGGGGAGTCATTCCACTCAGCCAATCCTTTGTCAATTTAGCACGTAAACTCACAGAAGAAACCAACTCACTTCTTGTTTTTGATGAAATTCAAACAGGGATGGGACGAACAGGAAAAATGTTTTGTTTTGAACATTACGGTATGTATCCTGATGCTTTCACTCTCGCCAAAGCTCTTGGTTCAGGATTTCCGATTGGTGCACTCGTAGTTGCCAAAGAATACGAAACTGTTTTGGAGCGAGGGATGCATGGATCCACTTTTGGTGGAAACCATTTGGCTTGTGTAGCAGCTTACGAGACATTCAAAATTATATTGTCACGTAACTTACTCGACCATGTGGCTACGATCTCAGAACAAATGTTTGCCAGATTAAAAACAATGATGGAATCCACAGGTAAAATCAAACAAGTGAGAGGACGTGGTTTACATATTGGTGTAGAATTGTATTCTGAATCAAGACCTGTCGTTGAAGAATGTTTGAAACGTGGCCTTGTTGTAAATAGCACTGCAGGAAATGTAATTAGAATTATACCTCCACTCATTCTAAGCATAGAAAAAGCAACAGAAGGATTGGATATTTTAGAATCAGTATTAAAGGATATGAAATGA